From the genome of Vicia villosa cultivar HV-30 ecotype Madison, WI linkage group LG2, Vvil1.0, whole genome shotgun sequence, one region includes:
- the LOC131648765 gene encoding uncharacterized protein LOC131648765 yields MEVICSFRGTGYLGIKVRWQDSYLYICNVYSSCELSLKRELWRNLLDLKDKNRDGDWIIGGDFNAVKNRGERKGLSEGGGKVEWEEFSSFINDLGLEDVPCIGKKFSWFSGDGKLRSRLDRFLMSSNIINRWGVVGQEIGERDISDHCPVWIVADKSDWGPKPFKFNNEWFQHKDFLGYVEREWRSMEVYGRGDFVLKEKLSRLKNKLRWWNINVFGMIDLNLEEGVKEINDLDNQGLNVEVDPEERRRANRKF; encoded by the coding sequence ATGGAGGTTATTTGTAGTTTTAGGGGAACAGGTTACCTGGGAATTAAGGTGCGGTGGCAGGATAGTTATTTATACATTTGTAATGTTTACTCTTCGTGCGAGCTTTCTTTGAAGAGAGAGCTTTGGAGGAATCTCCTTGATCTAAAGGACAAAAACAGAGATGGAGATTGGATCATTGGCGGTGATTTCAACGCCGTGAAAAATAGAGGGGAAAGAAAGGGTTTGTCTGAAGGAGGAGGTAAGGTAGAATGGGAGGAATTTTCCAGCTTTATAAACGATTTAGGTTTGGAGGATGTTCCATGTATAGGCAAAAAATTCAGCTGGTTCAGCGGTGACGGCAAGTTGAGGAGTCGGTTAGATCGTTTCTTAATGTCTAGTAATATCATCAACCGGTGGGGGGTCGTTGGTCAAGAAATTGGTGAGAGAGACATATCGGATCATTGCCCTGTTTGGATTGTGGCGGACAAGTCGGATTGGGGTCCAAAACCTTTCAAGTTTAATAATGAGTGGTTCCAACACAAGGATTTCTTAGGTTATGTTGAGAGGGAATGGAGGTCTATGGAAGTGTATGGTCGTGGTGATTTTGTGTTGAAGGAGAAATTGAGTCGCCTTAAAAACAAATTACGATGGTGGAACATCAACGTTTTCGGGATGATTGATCTAAATTTGGAGGAGGGGGTCAAGGAGATAAATGATCTAGATAATCAAGGTTTAAATGTGGAGGTTGATCCGGAGGAAAGAAGGAGGGCAAATAGGAAGTTTTGA
- the LOC131648766 gene encoding F-box/FBD/LRR-repeat protein At1g13570-like, with translation MTQPDGDRICELPDNVIDCILQHLIVKDLIRTSILSRKWRYRWTCVPRLEFDEEFYNLFKNVYEFSRIISEILSLHNGPINEFILLLPENKITFEYLNNWFLVLSRKCVKSITLLNDETYFIQTPSHIFSCLGLIYFKCHRIYLSIPSSFRGFKSLLHLGFEDMTFELGALNRLLSTCPLLEKLAIEHCSGYDCIDLSSSSALIDLTLSLPQNCTFVGLPKIQRLKLVLLGEMLLYTDNFPLSQLIMSLKYLCLDEVNLDGREELLYIVSVLKSASNLVELHIVTDNDSAYKVQAPDPSEKLECSSSCLSQLEKVKIRVQTGFKHAMSLTRFILANSSSLKTLTFGFRYHSKPETSILSSISKDLLWMERASQRAQVEFLHQ, from the exons ATGACTCAACCAGACGGTGATCGAATCTGTGAGTTACCTGATAATGTGATTGATTGCATTTTACAACACTTGATCGTCAAGGACCTAATTAGGACTAGTATTTTGTCTAGAAAGTGGAGGTATAGGTGGACTTGTGTCCCACGACTTGAGTTTGACGAAGAATTTTACAATTTGTTTAAGAATGTCTATGAGTTTTCTAGAATTATCTCTGAAATTCTTTCCCTCCACAACGGGCCGATAAATGAGTTTATTCTTCTACTCCCTGAGAACAAAATCACATTTGAATATCTTAATAACTGGTTTTTGGTTTTGTCAAGGAAATGTGTTAAATCTATTACACTTCTGAATGATGAGACGTATTTTATTCAGACTCCATCTCATATCTTCTCTTGTCTGGGATTGATTTACTTTAAATGTCACCGAATTTACTTGTCAATTCCCTCTAGTTTTCGTGGCTTTAAGAGTTTGCTTCACCTTGGCTTCGAAGATATGACATTTGAGTTGGGTGCACTTAACAGACTTCTTTCCACCTGCCCGTTACTTGAAAAGCTCGCCATTGAGCACTGTTCTGGTTATGATTGTATtgatctttcttcttcttctgctctAATTGATCTAACACTTTCACTTCCACAGAATTGCACATTTGTCGGTTTGCCAAAAATTCAGAGGCTAAAGTTGGTATTACTTGGAGAG ATGCTGCTCTATACAGATAACTTTCCTTTGTCACAGCTGATAATGAGCTTAAAGTATCTTTGTTTAGATGAAGTGAATTTGGATGGAAGAGAAGAACTTTTATACATTGTTAGTGTACTAAAAAGTGCTTCTAACCTCGTGGAACTTCATATAGTG ACTGATAATGACAGTGCTTACAAGGTACAAGCGCCTGACCCTTCGGAAAAGTTAGAGTGCAGTAGTAGTTGCCTTAGTCAACTTGAGAAGGTGAAGATTAGAGTTCAAACAGGCTTTAAACATGCAATGAGTTTGACAAGGTTCATTCTTGCGAATTCTTCATCTTTAAAAACTCTTACTTTTGGTTTTCGTTATCATTCGAAACCAGAAACGTCTATACTGTCAAGCATTTCAAAAGACTTGTTATGGATGGAACGAGCATCGCAAAGGGCACAGGTTGAATTCCTTCATCAATAG